Proteins from one Porites lutea chromosome 3, jaPorLute2.1, whole genome shotgun sequence genomic window:
- the LOC140932393 gene encoding deoxyribonuclease-1-like has product MGKEQKEKKVTPARKGPASCKTVPHEHDPNTIEGAALKIASFNVRVFGTKKMADPLVKDVLIEIILRYDIILIQEIRSTDDDAINELLEGVNRFASTSGIYKMALSARLGRTNSKEQYAFIYRSDRVSHTDDYVFDDGDESTGKDKFEREPFIVRFTGYHTYVTDFALAAIHTSPSKAVSEIDRLVDVYDDITQRWKLKDVMILGDFNSGCSYVRTSSWPKIRLATDRRFYWLIPNDADTTVGRSDCAYDRMVVAGDNMIRGIFADSAKVFNYKEFYNLNQEQAEDVSDHFPIEVQFKDSTFRDEEEFFSESITVTNHDGKMAKVSKYFLYSLRSTEENPLLSQGFTSNTTYTKKGKISEITIGKPVDTADVAKEVIDKLGKVFPSLVSNSQIAVSGRLLGRIERYQRVDCSVEESSEAVFQMLSNQCSGLKIPRITGVQLVCSTSSLSCKISITADLSSFRL; this is encoded by the exons ATGGGTAAAGAGCAAAAGGAGAAGAAAGTAACTCCCGCGAGGAAGGGACCGGCAAGTTG TAAAACAGTTCCCCATGAACATGACCCCAACACGATTGAAGGAGCAGCTTTGAAGATAGCCTCTTTCAATGTTAGAGTGTTTGGAACAAAGAAAATGGCAGATCCACTCGTTAAAGATGTCCTGATAGAG atCATTCTGAGATATGATATTATACTCATTCAAGAAATTCGTTCCACTGATGACGATGCAATTAACGAACTGCTGGAGGGTGTCAACAG ATTCGCGTCTACATCCGGGATTTACAAGATGGCTTTAAGCGCTAGACTGGGACGTACAAACAGCAAGGAACAATAtgcgttcatatacag AAGCGACAGGGTGTCTCATACGGACGACTACGTATTTGATGATGGCGATGAAAGCACAGGAAAGGACAAATTTGAACGGGAACCTTTCATCGTGAGATTCACAGGATATCATACGT ATGTGACTGATTTTGCCCTGGCCGCCATTCACACGTCGCCCTCCAAAGCGGTGTCCGAGATCGACCGACTGGTTGACGTTTACGACGACATCACACAACGATGGAAGTTGAAAGACGTCATGATCTTAGGTGACTTCAATAGTGGCTGTAGTTACGTCAGAACTTCCAGTTGGCCAAAGATAAGGCTCGCCACAGACCGACGATTTTATTGGCTCATTCCTAATGACGCAGACACAACCGTGGGAAGGTCTGATTGCGCGTATGACAG GATGGTTGTTGCTGGTGACAATATGATCAGAGGAATCTTCGCAGACAGCGCCAAGGTTTTTAATTATAAAGAATTTTATAATCTCAATCAAGAACAG GCTGAAGACGTGAGTGACCACTTTCCTATCGAAGTGCAGTTTAAAGATTCCA cttTCAGAGACGAGGAAGAATTCTTCTCAGAGTCTATTACAGTCACTAACCATGACGGCAAAATGGCAAAAGTCTCCAAGTATTTCCTCTACTCCTTGCGCTCAACTGAAGAGAACCCACTTCTTTCACAGGGTTTCACTTCGAACACCACCTATACAAAAAAGGGAAAGATAAGCGAAATAACTATTGGGAAACCAGTCGATACGGCTGACGTGGCGAAAGAAGTCATTGATAAGTTAGGCAAGGTCTTTCCTAGCTTGGTGTCTAACTCTCAGATAGCTGTGAGCGGGCGACTACTTGGCAGAATTGAACGCTATCAGAGAGTCGACTGTTCTGTTGAAGAATCCAGTGAAGCGGTATTCCAAATGCTTTCAAATCAATGCAGTGGTTTGAAGATACCGAGGATCACCGGAGTACAGCTTGTATGCAGTACCTCGAGCCTTTCGTGTAAGATTTCCATTACAGCGGATTTGAGTTCATTTCGTTTGtga